The genomic region AAATAAAAGCGGAGTGGTCACCTATAATCTGGGCACAGGGCGTGGCTATAGCGTGCTGGAAATGGTTGCGGCTTTTGAGAAGGCGAGCGGTAAGACGGTGCCATATCGCATCGTTGACCGGCGCCCTGGCGATATTGCGGCTTGCTATGCCGATGCCGGTTTGGCGGAACGAGAGTTAGGCTGGCGCGCACAACGTGATATTGATGTGATGTGTGAAGACAGCTGGCGCTGGCAAACAACAGGGGCGTTGCTGGGTTGAGGGGTTCGTTAACCGTATCGGGCGCAGACCGGGTGGGAACGGATTCAAAACATTTCAATATCGTTGCTGTATGCGATTTCCGAATAGGCTTGCCCTTCGGCCTGCAAGGCTTCAAATGAGCAAACCTGGTTCCGGCCATGCTCTTTGGCATGATATAGGGCATGGTCGGCCTGTTCGATAACCGTGCTGGGCAAATTCTGTCCAGCAATCGTCACAAAACCAATGCTGACGGTAATACTGCCGATTTGCGGAAAAGTATGGGCTTCGACCTTCTTGCGGAAGCGTTGCAATATATTCATTGCCATATCCGCACGGGCATTTTTGAGAATGACGACAAACTCTTCACCGCCATAGCGGAATAGTTGATCACTTTCGCGGAATGCCTGGCGCATGATGCTCGAAAACAATAACAGTACTTCATCTCCGTATAAATGTCCGAACTTGTCATTTATTTTCTTGAAATGATCTATATCCAGTATCGCCAGATAATCCGGATGGTCGGTATCTTCGCTGCGTTTTTTCCCGGCGTGAGCTGCGACCAGAGTTTTCTCGATATGCGCATCGAAAGTTTTGCGGTTGAGCAAGCCGGTCAGCGTGTCACGTTCATTGTCGTTAATGAGCTGTAACCAGTTGTAGTAGATGCGCATGAACCCTGCGGCCAGATCCTGATCTTTTTGTATCAGCGATGCGCAGTCGATTATCAGGAATCCGATGATTTTATTGATACCCTGTACAGGATGAATTACACGCACACCGGTGTGGAGTTTTGATTCGACGACTATCTGGGAATTGGTCAGATAGCTGCTCAAAATGCCATCGTCATGTTCCATGACAATGGAGAGCCGATTTGCTTCGGTGGATATCTCGTTTGCATCATGTTGTGCATTCATGCTGACCACAGCGTTTAAGAGATGATGGTCACTGCGATCTTCTATCTCATAGAAACTGATGCAATAGGCCGAAATGATTTCCTGCAGGGTCCTGATCAGGCACGTTTCCAATGCGAATTGATCGCGTGTCGATGTAAGACTAACGACTGACTGCAGTAAATGGTAAGGATTGGTCTTTAACACAATTTTAGCCGATTCGAATGCGCACAGGGCAATAGTACTACATCTGAAAATCAGTGGGCTTATAAAATATCAAATTTCAATCTGCGTAGCAGAGAATCGGTTCTGCAATGCAGTATCATGCGTATTTTCAAACAAAAGGTATATTGGCGTGGCAAGTTCGAAGAAGATTGCAGTGCTTTTTATTTGCATGGGCAACATCTGCCGCTCACCCATGGCGGAAGGGGTATTTACTCAAAAAGCTGATCAGTTGGGTTTGGCAGAATATATATTGATCGATTCGGCGGGTACTCATGATTATCACATAGGGGCGATGCCCGATCGGCGTGCTCGGCAGACGATGGCCGATGCCGGCTACGATATTTCAGGTTTGCGTGCACGTCAGGTTTGCTCTGATGATTTCGAAAAATTCGATCATATATTGGCAATGGATGAGAATAACCTTGCCCATTTAAAACGCATGGCGGGCATTAATCAGCACAAGGTCCAGCTGTGCCTGAATTTCAGCAGCAGGTTCGTTGGGCAAGCGGTGCCTGATCCCTATTACGGTGAGCAAGACGGGTTTGAGTTGGTGCGGGCAATGGTGGATGCTGCTGCTGATGGATTGCTGATTGTCGTAGGGGACGATTTGAAAGCATAATTATCGGAAACGATGGATGTTTTTCCATCGTTTCCGGAATTATTCCGGTCTGCGTTTACACTGTTTAGTGTTTGGTCTCGACCTGGGTGAGCTGGACTTCAGCCACATTCTGCGTGTTCTGTTGCAATGATTTACGTTCGCGGCGAGGTTTGTTCGTTCCGATCTCGGCATTGACGACAGGTGCTGCTGTGGTCTCGACTTGCAACAACGGTGCGCTCTCTGCCTCTGTGACAACCGGTTTGGCTCGAGCCGCTCTGGCCTTGGGGGTGGCTGTCGGAGCGCTTTGCTGTTCCTTGCTTGCTGCTTGCGTCTCGATCATTTGTAAATTCGCGGCTTCGGTAGAAGGCGCCAGCAGCTCGGCCAGTAATTGCTCAATGGCTGGTTTTCCCGATGCCGCAATTGGAGCAGCTGTGACGGTACTGCTAGTGTCTGTAGTAGCCGGTGCGAATATGTCCATTTGCGTTGCTGCTACAGACGGGCTTGTCGGGCTGACAACGGCGGCTGGAGCAGCAATGATCTCAACGGGAGCTGCGATCGGTTCAATCTGCTGAATCTCGGTTGCCGCTTCATGAACTTCAACAACCGGTTCAGCAACAACCGGTTCAGATACGGCAATTGCATCGCTCTTGATTTCAGCCGGAGCAGAAGTTGCTGCTTCCGCTTCCGTAGCGATTGCAGGCGCAACTACGTCAGGCGCAATTTCGTTTTTAGCAGTCGAAGGCAGCTGGTTGGCTGTATCTGCAGTCGCGGTCTCGGCTTGGTTGTTTGCATGCTCAGGACGGCGCTCGCGACGGCCCCCGCGACGTCCACGGCGACTGCGGGGTTCTTGCGGTGCAGTCGCAACGCCGGTGGCGGCATCGTCATTTGTCAGCGTGGCTTCCGCTGCTGCGGTCTCATTCACGTTATTGTCAATGGCATGGCGCGGTTGGCGTGGTGGGCGTGGCTTTTTGCCGGATTCAGGTTTGGCTTGTTTGTCCGAATTCATTTCAATGCCGACTTCTTGCGGGCCGCGATCCTGACGCGGTGCACGCTCCGGACGAGGCGGGCGTTCAGTGCGGGCAGGACGTTCGGTTGCCGTTTCGCCTTTCGCTTCGTTACGTATTTCATTGCGTGGCGGACGCTCATTGCGTGAGCGATTGCGGTTGCGTGTATCTTGTTGTGGGCGATGCTCCCGTACGGTCGGCGCAACTGGTTCAACTGCAGGCGTAACGGCGGCAGGTTTATCTTCGCCAAATTTTTGCAGCCAGCCAAAAATCCGCCCAATCAAGCCGGATTTGGCAGAAGTGCTTATGGCTGAAGTGATTTCAGCTGCCTTTTCAGCAATAATCGGTGCCGGTTGGGTTGGAGTAATGCCGCGGACCACAGGAACTTGCGCTGCCGGCTTATTCTCTTTCCGGGTTTCTGCCGGGGTCGCCTCTTCGATAGTTTCGCTTAATCGATAACTTGGAGTAAGCATTTCCAGCGGATTGATTTCATCGTGACGCAGGCGGGTAATCTTGTAATGCGGCGTCACTAAATGAATGTTGGGAATGAGCACGACACTGACCTTGAGCCGTGACTCGATGGCAAAAATATCAGCACGTTTTTCATTTAACAGGAAGGTAGCAACATCAACCGGAATCTGGGCATGGATCGCACCCGTCTGATCTTTCATCGCTTGCTCCTGAATGATGCGCAGGATATGCAATGCGGTTGATTCGATACCGCGTATGAAACCGGTGCCATTGCAGCGGGGGCAGGGTTGGTGACTGGATTCGCCGAGAGAAGGCTGCAAGCGTTGACGCGATAGCTCCATCAGGCCGAATTTCGATATTTTGCCAAACTGGACGCGAGCGCGATCGTAATGTAATGCATCGCGTAAACGATTTTCCACATCACGTTGATTTTTTTGGCTTTCCATGTCGATGAAATCGATAACGACCAGTCCGCCCAGATCGCGCAAGCGCAACTGGCGAGCGACTTCTTCCGCTGCTTCCAGATTGGTGTTGAATGCTGTCTGCTCGATATCGGTACCGCGGGTGGAGCGTGCCGAGTTGACGTCGACCGAAACCAGGGCTTCGGTGTGGTCGATCACGATTGCGCCGCCGGAAGGCAGACTCACTTCGCGGGAAAAAGCGGTTTCAATCTGATGTTCGATTTGGAAGCGGGAGAACAAGGGCACATCGTCTTTGTACAATTTGACTTTGTGCACATTGCCGGGCATCACATGGCTCATGAACTGCTGCGCCTGCTCGTAGACCTCTTCGGTATCAATCAGGATTTCGCCAATGTCAGGCTGGAAGTAGTCGCGAATGGCGCGTATCACCAGGCTGCTTTCCTGATAAATCAGAAATGCACCTTTTTGGCTATTTGCCGCGCCGTCAATAGCGTTCCATAATTGCAGCAAGTAGTTCAAATCCCACTGCAATTCTTCTACTCCGCGTCCGATACCGGCGGTACGGGCAATAATACTCATCCCGGCGGGTATGACGAGTTGGGCCATTACATCGCGCAGTTCGTTACGTTCCTCGCCTTCAATACGACGGGAAACGCCGCCGCCGCGCGGATTGTTCGGCATTAATACCAGATATCGACCGGCTAGGCTGATGTAGGTGGTGAGGGCCGCGCCCTTGTTGCCGCGCTCGTCTTTTTCTACCTGAACGATGAGCTCCTGCCCTTCGCGCAAGACGTCTTGTATGCGCGGGCGGCCGG from Sulfuriferula sp. AH1 harbors:
- a CDS encoding GGDEF domain-containing protein, with the translated sequence MNAQHDANEISTEANRLSIVMEHDDGILSSYLTNSQIVVESKLHTGVRVIHPVQGINKIIGFLIIDCASLIQKDQDLAAGFMRIYYNWLQLINDNERDTLTGLLNRKTFDAHIEKTLVAAHAGKKRSEDTDHPDYLAILDIDHFKKINDKFGHLYGDEVLLLFSSIMRQAFRESDQLFRYGGEEFVVILKNARADMAMNILQRFRKKVEAHTFPQIGSITVSIGFVTIAGQNLPSTVIEQADHALYHAKEHGRNQVCSFEALQAEGQAYSEIAYSNDIEMF
- a CDS encoding low molecular weight protein-tyrosine-phosphatase, which codes for MASSKKIAVLFICMGNICRSPMAEGVFTQKADQLGLAEYILIDSAGTHDYHIGAMPDRRARQTMADAGYDISGLRARQVCSDDFEKFDHILAMDENNLAHLKRMAGINQHKVQLCLNFSSRFVGQAVPDPYYGEQDGFELVRAMVDAAADGLLIVVGDDLKA
- a CDS encoding Rne/Rng family ribonuclease — its product is MKRMLFNATQAEELRVAIVDGQKLVDLDIESANKEQRKSNIYKGIVTRVEPSLEAAFIDYGSDRHGFLPFKELSRACYSVDAPESGRPRIQDVLREGQELIVQVEKDERGNKGAALTTYISLAGRYLVLMPNNPRGGGVSRRIEGEERNELRDVMAQLVIPAGMSIIARTAGIGRGVEELQWDLNYLLQLWNAIDGAANSQKGAFLIYQESSLVIRAIRDYFQPDIGEILIDTEEVYEQAQQFMSHVMPGNVHKVKLYKDDVPLFSRFQIEHQIETAFSREVSLPSGGAIVIDHTEALVSVDVNSARSTRGTDIEQTAFNTNLEAAEEVARQLRLRDLGGLVVIDFIDMESQKNQRDVENRLRDALHYDRARVQFGKISKFGLMELSRQRLQPSLGESSHQPCPRCNGTGFIRGIESTALHILRIIQEQAMKDQTGAIHAQIPVDVATFLLNEKRADIFAIESRLKVSVVLIPNIHLVTPHYKITRLRHDEINPLEMLTPSYRLSETIEEATPAETRKENKPAAQVPVVRGITPTQPAPIIAEKAAEITSAISTSAKSGLIGRIFGWLQKFGEDKPAAVTPAVEPVAPTVREHRPQQDTRNRNRSRNERPPRNEIRNEAKGETATERPARTERPPRPERAPRQDRGPQEVGIEMNSDKQAKPESGKKPRPPRQPRHAIDNNVNETAAAEATLTNDDAATGVATAPQEPRSRRGRRGGRRERRPEHANNQAETATADTANQLPSTAKNEIAPDVVAPAIATEAEAATSAPAEIKSDAIAVSEPVVAEPVVEVHEAATEIQQIEPIAAPVEIIAAPAAVVSPTSPSVAATQMDIFAPATTDTSSTVTAAPIAASGKPAIEQLLAELLAPSTEAANLQMIETQAASKEQQSAPTATPKARAARAKPVVTEAESAPLLQVETTAAPVVNAEIGTNKPRRERKSLQQNTQNVAEVQLTQVETKH